From one Eucalyptus grandis isolate ANBG69807.140 chromosome 9, ASM1654582v1, whole genome shotgun sequence genomic stretch:
- the LOC104419458 gene encoding eukaryotic translation initiation factor 2 subunit beta, whose protein sequence is MADDNSVDVKEEVAELAPFDPTKKKKKKKNVVQDLADDSVDKLAEKTETLSVSDGLDSSFAGLKKKKKKPVETSAMNDENEEPREDLDDLPGEDDEGEGAPLQKRYPWEGSDKDYEYEELLSRVFNILRENNPELAGDRRRTVMRPPQVLREGTKKTVFVNFMDLCKTMHRQPDHVMAFLLAELGTSGSLDGQQRLVVKGRFAPKNFEGILRRYINEYVICLGCKSPDTILSKENRLFFLRCEKCGSGRSVAPIKAGFVARVGRRNAGT, encoded by the exons ATGGCTGACGATAACTCCGTCGATGTCAAGGAGGAGGTGGCAGAA CTTGCGCCATTTGATCCtactaagaagaaaaagaagaagaagaatgttgTTCAGGACCTTGCAGATGATTCAGTGGATAAGTTGGCTGAAAAAACGGAGACTCTGTCAG TTTCTGATGGTCTTGATAGTAGTTTTGCTggtctgaagaagaagaaaaagaaaccg GTCGAGACTAGTGCaatgaatgatgaaaatgaggAACCAAGGGAAGATCTTGATG atCTTCCCGGGGAGGATGATGAAGGAGAAGGAGCCCCCCTTCAGAAAAGGTACCCTTGGGAAGGCAGTGATAAGGATTACGAATATGAGGAG CTTCTAAGCAGGGTGTTCAACATTCTTCGTGAGAATAATCCGGAGCTTGCAGGAGATAGGCGTAGGACAGTTATGAGGCCTCCACAAGTCCTGCGTGAGGGTACAAAGAAGACAGTCTTTGTGAATTTCATGGATCTTTGCAAGAC GATGCACCGACAACCAGACCATGTGATGGCTTTCTTACTGGCAGAACTGGGAACAAGTGGATCTCTTGATGGACAACAGAGATTAGTTGTTAAAGGGCGATTTGCCCCAAAAAATTTTGAAGGAATACTGCGACGATACATAA ATGAGTATGTTATCTGCCTTGGATGCAAGAGTCCAGACACAATACTTTCGAAGGAGAATCGGCTTTTCTTTCTCAGATGTGAGAAG TGTGGTTCTGGACGATCTGTTGCTCCAATTAAAGCTGGGTTCGTCGCTCGTGTTGGCCGAAGAAATGCTGGGACTTGA
- the LOC104419459 gene encoding alpha/beta hydrolase domain-containing protein 17C isoform X1 has translation MGAVTSAMAAKFAFFPPTPPSYEVARDDVTGKLRMTGVSVKENVDVLSLPTKRGNEIVALYVKNPVAALTVLYSHGNAADLGQMHELFSELSVHLRVNLMGYDYSGYGRSTGKPSEQNTYHDIEAAYRCLVEKYGVKEEDVILYGQSVGSGPTLDMATRLPRLRAVVLHSPILSGLRVMYPVKRTYWFDIYKNIDKIPYVTCPVLVIHGTADDVVDWSHGKKLWELCKEKYEPLWIKGGNHCDLELYPQYIRHLKKFISAIEKAPHLRNKPVLNGDQPENPRTSTDFREKSRSSTDQREKSRPSTDQRERPRLSTDRREKSRASVEKREKSQKSVDFPEKVSNGTDQPEKGRNSIDRFGGIMRSRLCNIDCFRPPATGRYFSYPMAGSQRRTNVHGLRLLLRGRTRQFFRLMKFL, from the exons ATGGGGGCGGTGACGTCGGCGATGGCGGCGAAGTTCGCGTTCTTCCCGCCGACGCCGCCGTCGTACGAGGTGGCGAGGGACGACGTCACGGGGAAGCTGAGGATGACCGGCGTGAGCGTGAAGGAGAACGTCGACGTCCTGAGCCTGCCCACGAAGAGAGGGAACGAGATCGTCGCGCTGTACGTGAAGAACCCGGTGGCCGCGTTGACCGTGCTGTACTCGCACGGGAACGCGGCCGATCTGGGCCAGATGCACGAGCTGTTCAGCGAGCTCAGTGTGCACTTGCGAGTCAACCTCATGGG gtATGACTATTCGGGATACGGCCGGTCCACCGGAAAG CCAAGTGAGCAGAACACGTATCACGACATTGAAGCAGCGTATAGATGCCTTGTAGAGAAGTACGGGGTGAAGGAAGAAGATGTTATTTTGTATGGGCAATCAGTCGGCAGTGGACCAACTCTTGATATGGCCACCCGGTTACCAAGACTGAGGGCTGTAGTCCTCCACAGTCCAATTCTATCTGGGCTTAGAGTCATGTATCCAGTGAAGAGGACGTATTGGTTTGACATTTACAAG AATATCGACAAAATACCATATGTCACCTGTCCTGTTCTGGTGATACAT GGAACAGCAGATGACGTGGTGGACTGGTCCCATGGAAAGAAGTTATGGGAGCTTTGTAAAGAGAAGTACGAACCACTATGGATCAAAGGGGGGAATCACTGTGACCTGGAACTTTACCCACAATACATAAGGCATCTTAAGAAGTTCATATCAGCCATTGAGAAAGCTCCTCATTTGAGGAATAAACCTGTTCTAAACGGAGATCAGCCAGAGAACCCTCGTACTAGCACGGACTTCAGAGAAAAATCCAGATCAAGCACAGATCAACGAGAGAAATCGAGGCCTAGCACCGATCAGAGAGAGAGGCCAAGGTTAAGCACAGATCGAAGGGAAAAATCAAGAGCCAGcgttgaaaagagagaaaagtcaCAAAAGAGTGTAGATTTCCCTGAGAAAGTAAGTAATGGCACCGATCAGCCAGAGAAGGGGAGGAACAGCATTGACCG TTTTGGAGGCATAATGAGATCAAGGTTGTGCAATATAGATTGCTTCAGGCCACCGGCAACAG GCCGATATTTCTCTTACCCTATGGCTGGTTCTCAAAGGAGAACCAATGTACATGGATTGAGGCTCCTCTTGCGTGGTCGAACCAGGCAGTTCTTCAGATTGATGAAGTTTCTGTAG
- the LOC104419459 gene encoding alpha/beta hydrolase domain-containing protein 17C isoform X2, whose translation MGAVTSAMAAKFAFFPPTPPSYEVARDDVTGKLRMTGVSVKENVDVLSLPTKRGNEIVALYVKNPVAALTVLYSHGNAADLGQMHELFSELSVHLRVNLMGYDYSGYGRSTGKPSEQNTYHDIEAAYRCLVEKYGVKEEDVILYGQSVGSGPTLDMATRLPRLRAVVLHSPILSGLRVMYPVKRTYWFDIYKNIDKIPYVTCPVLVIHGTADDVVDWSHGKKLWELCKEKYEPLWIKGGNHCDLELYPQYIRHLKKFISAIEKAPHLRNKPVLNGDQPENPRTSTDFREKSRSSTDQREKSRPSTDQRERPRLSTDRREKSRASVEKREKSQKSVDFPEKVSNGTDQPEKGRNSIDRFGGIMRSRLCNIDCFRPPATGV comes from the exons ATGGGGGCGGTGACGTCGGCGATGGCGGCGAAGTTCGCGTTCTTCCCGCCGACGCCGCCGTCGTACGAGGTGGCGAGGGACGACGTCACGGGGAAGCTGAGGATGACCGGCGTGAGCGTGAAGGAGAACGTCGACGTCCTGAGCCTGCCCACGAAGAGAGGGAACGAGATCGTCGCGCTGTACGTGAAGAACCCGGTGGCCGCGTTGACCGTGCTGTACTCGCACGGGAACGCGGCCGATCTGGGCCAGATGCACGAGCTGTTCAGCGAGCTCAGTGTGCACTTGCGAGTCAACCTCATGGG gtATGACTATTCGGGATACGGCCGGTCCACCGGAAAG CCAAGTGAGCAGAACACGTATCACGACATTGAAGCAGCGTATAGATGCCTTGTAGAGAAGTACGGGGTGAAGGAAGAAGATGTTATTTTGTATGGGCAATCAGTCGGCAGTGGACCAACTCTTGATATGGCCACCCGGTTACCAAGACTGAGGGCTGTAGTCCTCCACAGTCCAATTCTATCTGGGCTTAGAGTCATGTATCCAGTGAAGAGGACGTATTGGTTTGACATTTACAAG AATATCGACAAAATACCATATGTCACCTGTCCTGTTCTGGTGATACAT GGAACAGCAGATGACGTGGTGGACTGGTCCCATGGAAAGAAGTTATGGGAGCTTTGTAAAGAGAAGTACGAACCACTATGGATCAAAGGGGGGAATCACTGTGACCTGGAACTTTACCCACAATACATAAGGCATCTTAAGAAGTTCATATCAGCCATTGAGAAAGCTCCTCATTTGAGGAATAAACCTGTTCTAAACGGAGATCAGCCAGAGAACCCTCGTACTAGCACGGACTTCAGAGAAAAATCCAGATCAAGCACAGATCAACGAGAGAAATCGAGGCCTAGCACCGATCAGAGAGAGAGGCCAAGGTTAAGCACAGATCGAAGGGAAAAATCAAGAGCCAGcgttgaaaagagagaaaagtcaCAAAAGAGTGTAGATTTCCCTGAGAAAGTAAGTAATGGCACCGATCAGCCAGAGAAGGGGAGGAACAGCATTGACCG TTTTGGAGGCATAATGAGATCAAGGTTGTGCAATATAGATTGCTTCAGGCCACCGGCAACAGGTGTATGA
- the LOC104419460 gene encoding DNA-directed RNA polymerase 2B, chloroplastic/mitochondrial: MWRTAAKLAALGAPRRVPAAAAAAVRLGFPEVLPRRSGEVSSNEDFVGRPSFGLGLTGFCPKGYASVAEAEVASSTDVEEEVSVAEEEEVKELLEEMTKVERKEKVYWNRQRNLAARGMGSTKYHRLRRRQVKAECEAWQRAANEYKELLNDMCEHKLAPNLPYMKSLFLGWFEPLRNTIAAEQESYRSGKRKTAYGRFFDQLPADMMAVITMHKLMALMMTGGEHGHGHARVIQAACTIGDAVEQEVKIQSFLKKTKKKKVKEGDEDRGDETKAASQEQEKLRHKVTDLLKKRKLPAVQKLVKGQDDLKPWGQEAKAKVGSRLIELLIQTAYIQPPANQLAEDPPEIRPAFLHTFRTVTRDTKSSSRRYGLIQCDPLILKGLERTARHMVIPYMPMLVPPVKWTGYDKGAYMFLPSSVMRTHGVRQQREAVKRAPLQQLQTVFEALDILGATKWRVNKRVLSVVDRIWNSGGRLADLVDRNDIALPEKPDTEDEAQIRKWKWKVKSTRKENRERHSQRCDIELKLAVARKMKEEEGFYYPHNLDFRGRAYPMHPYLNHLGSDLCRGILEFAESRPLGKSGLRWLKIHLANLYAGGVDKLSHEGRLAFTENHLDDIFDSADRPLEGKRWWLNAEDPFQCLAVCINLTEALRSSSPETFRSNIPVHQDGSCNGLQHYAALGRDKLGAAAVNLVAGEKPADVYSGIAARVLEIMQMDAKKDPAVFRDALHARTLIHQVDRKLVKQTVMTSVYGVTYIGARDQIKRRLKERGAIMDDTELFRASCYAAKTTLTALGEMFEAARSIMSWLGDCAKIIASENQPVRWTTPLGLPVVQPYRRVGRHLVKTSLQILTLQRETDKVLTKRQRTAFPPNFVHSLDGSHMMMTAVACKTAGLNFAGVHDSYWTHACDVDEMNRILREKFVELYETPILENLLESFQNSFPSLSFPPLPERGDFDLKDVLDSAYFFN, from the exons ATGTGGCGAACCGCCGCCAAGCTCGCCGCCCTCGGGGCGCCGAGGCGggtccccgccgccgccgccgccgct GTTAGGTTGGGGTTTCCGGAGGTGCTCCCGCGCCGGAGCGGGGAGGTCTCGTCGAACGAGGATTTCGTGGGGCGGCCCAGCTTCGGGCTGGGGCTGACCGGGTTTTGCCCCAAGGGGTACGCGAGCGTGGCCGAGGCGGAGGTGGCGTCGTCGACGGACGTCGAGGAGGAGGTCTCggtggccgaggaggaggaggtgaagGAGCTGCTGGAGGAGATGACCAAGgtggagaggaaggagaaggtgtATTGGAATAGGCAGCGGAACTTGGCCGCCAGGGGAATGGGGAGCACGAAGTATCACCGGCTGAGGAGGAGGCAAGTGAAGGCCGAGTGCGAGGCGTGGCAGCGGGCGGCCAATGAGTATAAGGAGCTGTTGAACGATATGTGCGAGCACAAGCTGGCTCCGAATCTGCCGTATATGAAGTCTCTGTTTTTAGGCTGGTTCGAGCCTCTGCGAAATACCATCGCCGCGGAGCAAGAGTCGTACAGGTCGGGCAAGAGGAAGACGGCTTATGGTCGTTTCTTCGATCAGTTGCCAGCGGATATGATGGCAGTGATCACGATGCATAAATTGATGGCGCTGATGATGACGGGAGGAGAACATGGTCATGGCCACGCCCGAGTTATACAGGCAGCTTGCACGATAGGCGACGCTGTTGAGCAGGAG GTTAAAATACAAAGTTTCttgaaaaaaacgaaaaagaagaaggtaaaagaaGGTGATGAAGACAGAGGAGATGAAACAAAAGCTGCATCCCAGGAGCAAGAGAAGTTAAGGCACAAAGTCACTGATCTGTTAAAAAAACGTAAATTACCGGCAGTGCAGAAGCTAGTGAAGGGACAGGACGATTTGAAGCCCTGGGGGCAGGAGGCAAAAGCAAAG GTGGGAAGCCGTCTGATCGAGTTGTTAATACAAACTGCATACATCCAACCTCCTGCTAATCAATTGGCCGAAGATCCACCTGAAATACGACCTGCATTTTTGCATACATTCAGGACTGTTACAAGAGACACAAA GAGTTCCAGCCGAAGATATGGTCTTATCCAGTGCGACCCATTAATTCTCAAAGGCCTGGAACGAACA GCAAGACATATGGTGATTCCATATATGCCGATGTTGGTACCACCTGTCAAATGGACAGG TTATGATAAAGGGGCGTACATGTTCTTACCTTCTTCTGTCATGCGCACGCATGGAGTTAGACAACAACGTGAAGCAGTTAAGAGGGCCCCTCTCCAGCAACTTCAAACAGTATTTGAG GCTTTAGATATATTAGGGGCTACTAAATGGCGGGTCAACAAAAGGGTGCTTTCTGTTGTGGATAGGATATGGAATAGTGGGGGCCGCCTTGCGGATCTTGTGGACCGTAATGAT ATAGCTTTGCCGGAGAAGCCAGATACAGAAGATGAAGCACAGATAAGAAAATGGAAGTGGAAAGTCAAATCCACCAGAAAGGAAAACAGGGAGAGACATTCACAGCGTTGTGACATAGAACTTAAACTTGCA GttgcaagaaaaatgaaggaagaagagggtTTTTATTATCCGCATAATCTCGACTTCCGTGGTCGTGCCTACCCCATGCACCCTTACTTAAATCATCTTGGTTCAGATTTATGTCGTGGCATTTTGGAGTTCGCTGAGAGTCGCCCCCTTGGAAAGTCGGGTTTGCGCTGGCTGAAAATTCATTTAGCCAACTTATATGCTGGTGGAGTGGACAAATTGTCTCACGAGGGAAGATTAGCCTTTACAGAAAATCACTTGGATGATATATTTGATTCTGCTGACCGGCCTCTTGAAGGAAAGCGATGGTGGTTGAATGCTGAAGACCCATTCCAGTGCTTGGCCGTTTGCATTAATCTTACTGAAGCTTTGAGAAGCTCTTCTCCGGAGACCTTTAGATCAAATATACCTGTCCACCAG GATGGTTCCTGCAATGGTTTGCAACACTATGCGGCCCTTGGAAGAGACAAG TTGGGTGCAGCTGCTGTCAATTTGGTTGCAGGAGAGAAGCCTGCTGATGTTTACTCTGGAATAGCAGCTCG AGTACTTGAAATAATGCAAATGGATGCAAAAAAAGATCCAGCTGTGTTTCGAGATGCGTTGCATGCAAGAACCTTAATTCATCAG GTTGATAGAAAGTTGGTGAAGCAGACAGTTATGACGTCTGTATATGGTGTCACTTATATAGGTGCCCGGGATCAGATAAAGAGGAGGTTGAAGGAACGTGGTGCGATTATGGATGATACAGAACTTTTCCGTGCTTCTTGCTACGCTGCAAAG ACCACCTTAACTGCTCTAGGGGAGATGTTTGAAGCAGCAAGAAGTATTATGAGCTGGCTTGGTGACTGCGCCAAG ATTATTGCATCTGAGAATCAACCAGTTCGGTGGACAACTCCCCTTGGGCTTCCTGTGGTGCAACCGTACCGTAGAGTAGGAAGACATCTC GTTAAAACTTCACTTCAGATTTTGACATTGCAACGTGAAACTGATAAG GTCCTGACCAAGCGTCAGAGAACAGCTTTCCCCCCAAATTTTGTGCACTCACTTGATGGTTCTCATATGATGATGACAGCAGTTGCCTGCAAGACGGCAGGGTTGAACTTTGCAG GGGTTCACGATTCCTACTGGACACATGCATGTGATGTGGATGAAATGAATAGGATACTGAGGGAGAAATTTGTTGAACTTTATGAAACTCCGATCTTGGAAAAT TTGCTGGAGAGCTTTCAGAATTCTTTCCCTTCATTATCTTTTCCTCCTTTGCCTGAACGAGGTGACTTCGATCTTAAAGATGTTCTCGACTCGGCTTATTTCTTCAACTAA